The Dasypus novemcinctus isolate mDasNov1 chromosome 2, mDasNov1.1.hap2, whole genome shotgun sequence genome includes a region encoding these proteins:
- the PTTG1 gene encoding securin, with protein sequence MTTLIFVDKENGEPGTRVAPKDGPKLGPGPSVKALDRRAQGSTPRFGKMFDAPPALPRATRKALGTVNRATEKLVKTNGPLKQKQPTFAAKKMTEKTVKAKSPVPASDDIYPEIEKFFPYNPLDFESFDLPEEHQIAHLPLNGVPLMILDEERELEKLLELGPPSPVKMPSVMWEPNLLQSPSSILSTLDVELPPVCYDLDI encoded by the exons ATGACTACCCTCATCTTTGTTGATAAAGAAAATGGAGAGCCAGGCACCCGTGTGGCTCCTAAGGATGGGCCGAAGCTGGGCCCGGGGCCTT CGGTCAAAGCCTTGGATAGGAGAGCTCAGGGTTCAACGCCGCGGTTTGGCAAAATGTTTGATGCTCCACCAGCCCTACCTAGAGCCACCAGAAAGGCTTTAGGAACTGTCAACAGAGCTACAGAAAAGTTAGTGAAGACTAATGGACCCCTCAAACAAAAACAGCCCACCTTCGCTGCCAAAAAG ATGACTGAGAAGACTGTTAAAGCAAAAAGCCCTGTTCCTGCCTCGGATGACATCTatccagaaatagaaaaattctttCCCTACAATCCTCTAG ACTTTGAGAGTTTTGACCTGCCTGAAGAGCACCAAATTGCACACCTCCCCTTGAACGGAGTGCCTCTCATGATCCTTGATGAAGAGAGGGAACTTGAAAAGCTGTTAGAGCTGGGTCCCCCCTCCCCTGTGAAGATGCCCTCTGTGATGTGGGAGCCTA ATCTGTTGCAGTCTCCTTCAAGCATTCTGTCGACCCTGGATGTTGAATTGCCGCCTGTTTGCTATGACTTAGATATTTAA